In the Thermodesulfovibrionales bacterium genome, CCCAGAAACTCACGCCGTCATAGAACACCTTTCCTTTTGCGGGCCTTACGAGCCCAACCATATTCCGAAGGAGGGTGGACTTGCCGCAGCCGCTCCCACCCATGATGATGAAGATATCCCCTTTATTGATCGTAAAGTTCAGGTCGTGCTGGATGACGAAATCTCCGTAGGCCATCGTCATTTCCTCTACCACAATCTTTGCCTCTCCCTTTTCCATCATCTCTTCCCCTATATCCCGATAACATTACAGACAACGGTGATGATCGCCGTTGCAACGATGATGCTCACGATCGATGTGACGACCGCCGATGTCGTTGCGTCTCCAACGGCAGAAGCGCTTCGACCGCACTGTATTCCCCTAAGACATCCCGACAACGCAACAATGACGCCGAAGACAGCTCCATGAAACAGCCCGATCCAGAGATCATTCAACCTCACCGATGCCTTGGTCTGGTTGAAATACTCCATCACCCCGAGGTCGAGCATACCGACGCCAACAAGAAATCCCCCTAAAATGCCCATAAGGTCGGCGTAAAGGCAGAGGAGCGGCATCATGAAAACGAGGGCCAGCATGCGCGGCAACACAAGAAACTCCATCGCAGAAAATCCCATGGTCTGCAATGCGTCGATCTCCTCATTCACCTGCATCGTTCCCAGCTGGGCAGCAAAGGCTGCGCCCGTCCTGCCCGACATGATGATCCCGGTCATGACGGCGCCCATCACGCGGACCATGGCGATACCGACGAGACTGGCGACATAAATCTGGGCGCCGAATATCTTGAGCTGTATCGCGCCCACAAAAGCAAGAATGAGGCCGACGAGAAGACTGATCAACGATACAATGGGGAGTGCCTGAGCGCCGCATTCCTGCATGGTAAGAAAGAGGTCCGACCGCTTAAACCTCGCCTTGCCTGCAAAGAAACGCAGGACGGCAATAAGCGCTTCTCCGATAAAGGCGAGCATTTCTTTGGTCGCTTTCCAGAAAGCGACTGCCGACCCGCCGACTCCCTCCAGAAAAGAGATCTTGGCTGCCTCCCTCCTTGCCCCTTTCCTTTCAGGCACCGCAGAGGCGAGGTCGAGCAGTCTTCGCACTCCCTGTGGGAGTCCTTCTTTTTCAACAGGGATATTGCTCCCTGAACAGAGACCTATGATATGAGTGAGGAAGGTCAACAGACCGCTGTCCCAGCCTCCGAGCCCCTCCGTGGCAAAAAGAAGGCGCTCCACAGGGGTCCCGGAGCCGATCTGTTTCTGGACCTCATCAACGGAGGGAAGCTTATTTTCGATCTTCCAGTCTCCCGAAAGAGCGACGACAAGGCTCTTTCCGTCGGGCCTTTGAAACCTCAGTTCAGGCACCGCTCTTTTCTCCACATCGTGCTGCACTGCTGACATGGTTAATTCTCTCAGTGCTCTCCTTGCTCGTCGAGAACTCACTTCTGCTCAATCGTGCACTGCACCTTGAGCCGCTCGCAGAGACGATTCATAATGCGCTGTCCCAGTTCCTGTTCCTGCTCTTTCTTCTTTTCCTTTTCCTCTTCCGTTTTGATGGAGGTGATGACCGTCACCTTGCTGTTGTAGGTTCCCGATTCCTCAGCCTTTAATGAGGCTGTCTGCACACCATCCGTCACTTCGAGATAGCGTTTATCTTCTTCCTTCTTAAGTATCTGCACATTCTTTTCCTCTGCCATTTCCACCGCCATGTTGAAGACCTTTTCCGGCGGCGCGGGCATCTCAGCCGTCAGCTTGGACTGGTTTGCCTCTCTGACCTTCATTACAATAATGGGGACAGCGGCGATACAGGACAGCATCGAGAGCGCGGTTACGAGGATGACCGCCAAAGACAGTCTTTTCTTCAATTCACGT is a window encoding:
- a CDS encoding ABC transporter permease; its protein translation is MSAVQHDVEKRAVPELRFQRPDGKSLVVALSGDWKIENKLPSVDEVQKQIGSGTPVERLLFATEGLGGWDSGLLTFLTHIIGLCSGSNIPVEKEGLPQGVRRLLDLASAVPERKGARREAAKISFLEGVGGSAVAFWKATKEMLAFIGEALIAVLRFFAGKARFKRSDLFLTMQECGAQALPIVSLISLLVGLILAFVGAIQLKIFGAQIYVASLVGIAMVRVMGAVMTGIIMSGRTGAAFAAQLGTMQVNEEIDALQTMGFSAMEFLVLPRMLALVFMMPLLCLYADLMGILGGFLVGVGMLDLGVMEYFNQTKASVRLNDLWIGLFHGAVFGVIVALSGCLRGIQCGRSASAVGDATTSAVVTSIVSIIVATAIITVVCNVIGI